DNA sequence from the Acidimicrobiia bacterium genome:
CGCCTGCAGTTTCTTTGACATAACTCCATCCTCGCTTCCAAGGTAAAGAGTCTCCAAGAATCCCAGGGCGATACAAAGGCTCTCGGCGGTTTTGTACGCGGTCAGCTACTCGTCGCCCTCATCGTTGGGGTTCTCACCAGTTTCGCCCTCTGGATCATCGGCTTGCCCCTTTGGCTCATCGTCGGGGCGATCACCGGCCTGCTCAATCTGGTGCCATTCGTCGGCCCGACCTCCGGTGGGATCCTGGCGGTGGCCGTTTCGTTAGCTCTCGGAGACTGGCGGATGGCATTCTGGGCCGCCGTCGCAATGATCATCGTGCAACAGATCGACAACCATTTCATCAGCCCGATCATTCTGCGCGCCACGGTGAAGCTCCACCCGGCGCTGATCATTCTGGCGCTGCTCGTTGGTGGTTCGGTGGCGGGTCTGATCGGGGTGCTGGTAGCGGTCCCGACGGTCGCCCTGATCAAAATCATTGTCGCTCACCTGTGGCGGACACGGGTGCTCGGCCAGTCATGGGACGAAGCAACGGAAGCGGTCATTCAGGAGTACGAGCCGCCTTCGGCCGAGAAACTGCTGGGGCGGCTGCAGCGGATTCGCGACATGCAGGTGTCGCGGGGCGATGTGTCTCACCAATCCCACGGCGTGCCGGATGATCGCAACGACAAAACGAGTTCGGAGGAGTCCGGGTAGATACCGTCCGTACCCCCGTCTCGTCTCAGTCGAGCCGGAAGGGATACTTGTGACCCGCTGGAGGTCGGCCTACTCCATCTCCCCAAGATATGCGTCTGACAACTGAGGGTGCTCGAGCAGGTTGGCCGCCGTATCAGAGAGCACGATGGATCCCGTCTGGAGAACGTATCCGCGGTCGGCGATCGAGAGGGCCATGTGGGCATTCTGTTCGACGACAAAGATCGTCGTACCCTGGGAGTTGATCTCCTCGATCGTCTCGAACACCTGCTCCACGAGGATCGGTGCCAGACCCATCGACGGCTCATCGAGTAGGAGGACCTTTGGCCTGGCGGTCAACGCCCGGCCGATCGCCAGCATCTGCTGTTCGCCTCCCGACAATGTTCCTGCCCGCTGACGGATGCGTTCTTTGAGGCGGGGGAATAGCCGGAACACCCGCTCGATGTCCTCCTGGATCTCCTTCTTGTTGTCCCGCAGATTCGCCCCGATCTCGAGGTTCTCCCTCACGGTCATCTTGCCGAACAAGCGGCGATTCTCCGGTACCATCGTCAACCCGCGGCTGACGATTTCCGGAGTGGTCAGGTGTTCGATCCGTTCGCCGTCGAAGATGATCTCACCCGCATTCGCTCGAGTCATACCGAGAATCGTTCGAAGAGTGGTCGACTTCCCGGCCGCGTTGGAGCCGAGCAGGCATACGATCTCGTTCTCGTTCACGTCGATCGAGATGTCTTCGAGGGCGCGCACCGGCCCGTAGGAGGCGCTGACGTGACGGAGGCTGAGAATGGCTTCGCTCATGCCTGCTCCTCCGATCCGGCCTTCCCGAGGTATGCCTCGATGACCTGTTGGTTGGCGGCGACCTCTTCGTAGGTGCCGTCTGCGATCTTTTTGCCGTAGTCCAGTGCAACTACTCGATCGGAGACACCCTTGATCACCGGCATGTCATGTTCGATGAGGACGATTGCATATCCCTTGACATCCCGCAGGCGCCCGATCAACTCGATCAGCCCTTCCTTCTCTGCCGGGTTCATTCCGGCGGCCGGTTCGTCGAGGAGGAGAAGCTGCGGCTCTGTTGCCATCGCCCTGGCGATCTCGAGGCGGCGGCGATCCGCATAGGCGAGTTCAGAAGCGAGCGAGTTGATTCGGGGCGTCAACCGGTCGCCGAAGAAAGCGAGGCTGTCGATCGCCGACGAGTGCACTTTCTGCTCTTCTTTCGCCGTACGCTTGGTATTCAATAAGGCTCCGTAAACGCCGGCCTTCGTGCGGGTGTGCTGGCCGACCATGGCATTCTCGAGGACGGTCATCGCCCCGAACAGGCGCACCGATTGAAACGTACGCGACACCCCCACCCTGGTTATCTGATTGGGCTTGAGACCTACCAGGTTGTGTCCGTCGAAATGAATCTTGCCGGCATCCGGCGCGTAGAAGCCGGTGACGATGTTGAACAGCGTAGTTTTGCCGGCACCGTTGGGGCCGATGACCCCAACGATCTCGCCGGGATCTGCCCAGAAGTCGACGCTGTCGACCGCTTGCACGCCGCCGAATCGTTTTGAAACGCCCTCGAGTTCCAGAAGGTGGCTCATGCGGGTGACCCTCCTCCCGGGAGCTTGACCGGTGGTGCGGGACCCGCTCCTTCGTGGAGCTCGCGCTGCCGGCGCTTGTTGGGCAGCAGACCCTCCGGCCGGAAGATCATGATTGCAACGAGGATCGCACCGTAGATCAGCAGCCGGAACTCGCCGAACTCACGGAGCAACTCCGGCAAGCCGACCAGGGCGGCTGCTCCGACGATGACGCCCGGAATCGACCCGATGCCACCCAGAATGATCACGGCGAGCACGTTGATCGAGACCTGGAGCCCGAAGCTGTTGGGGAAGATCGATCCGATCTTGGCGGCGAAGAACACTCCGCCGAGGCTGCCGACCCCGGCACCCATTGCGAAGGCCAGTAGCTTGTAACGGACCACGCTGATGCCCATGGCCTCGGCAACGTCCTCATCTTCCCGCATGGCCGCCCAGGCCCGCCCGACGCGTGAGTCGACGAGCCGGGATGAGATGTAGGCGGCGACGAAACAGAAGGCGAGGATCACGTAGTAGATGTGTTGCGGGTTGCGAAGATCGAACGATGCGGGCGGTGCAGGTGGAATCCTCGTCAGCCCCTGCGCTCCACCGAGGAAGGGTGACAGCCAGTCGGACAGCACCAGCGTGCGAATGATCTCACCGAATCCAAGGGTCACAATTGCCAGGTAGTCGCCGCGCAAGCGCAGGACGGGTGCTCCGATCATGGCCCCGATGACGACGGCGATGATGACGACAAACGGAAGCGCGAACCAGATGTTCGTGAACCCGGCCGCGGCGAACGTCTCCCCTTCCTCCGTCACCAGGAACGAGGCGGGGGAGGTGAAGATGGCAGCTGCATAGGCTCCGACGGCGAAGAACGCCACATAACCCAGATCGAGTAGGCCGGCATAGCCGACGACGATGTTGAGGCCGAGGCCCAGCAAGACGTAGAGCCCGACGGTGCCGAGCACGTCACTCACGAACGGTCCGACCACCCAGGGCAAGGCGATCAGAGCGAGGATGGAGGCGATCAGGGATGCGCGACCCCAGGTGCGCCGGGTGCCCTCCGGCATGTGGGCAGCGATCTCCTGCCGCTTCTCTTTGCGTCCCGTCAGCCACCAGCGCATGCCGAACCCGGCCAGCACCGTGATGATGGTCCCGGCGACGGTGAGGCCACCGAGTTCGTAGAGCCAGTTGGTTGGTATGCCGAGGTTTCCGAGCGTTACCCGCAGAATTGGCTCGCCGAGACTCACGAGCAACATCATGCTGACCGCGAATATGGCGGAGGAGCGGAGGTGCTCGTCCTTGAGTCCGACGAGGCCACCGGCGACTAGGCCGGTGGCTCCACCGGCCAGCGCCATGACGATGGCGCCGAGCGCCGGGTTGAGGCCGAATTCGAGCGTTTCGAGCAGCCCGGGGGTGATGCTGACGAACATGCCCCGCACGTCGACGCCGGCGTTGATGAGACCTTCGAAGCCCAGCGTGATGAGCGCAACCAGGCCGCCGGCTACGAGTCCGACCAGGGCTCCGGTCGGCAGTGGGGTCTTGCCCTTCCGGGCGGCCGTGTAGGCGGCGATGGCAAATGTGAGCAGGATCAGCACAACACCGAGTCCGACGACTCCGGTGATGATGTTGCGGTCCTGAAAACGCTCGACCATGCCGATTGCCGCCAGATAGATGACGACCGTTCCGCCGATGAGGCCGGGCTTGAGAGCCGAGGGCGGATTCATGCCCGCTTCTCCTCAGATGCACCGACGAATCCGCCGGGAAGGAAGATCAAGACGAGCACGAGGATGCCGAACGCAATCACCGGTTGCAGCTGATTCGGAGAGGGGACATTGGCACCGGTCAGGAAGAGGTTGGGTCCGACCGCTTCGAGGATCCCGAGCAGCAGTCCGCCGAGTGCTGCTCCGGTGATGCTGCCGATTCCGCCGAGCACGGCGGCGGTGAAGGCCTTGATGCCGGGCAGGAAGCCCATGGTGAAGATCACCTGGTTGAAGAGAAATACGTAGAGAATGCCGGCGGCGCCGGCCAGTGCGCCGCCGATGGCGAAGGTGGCGACGATCGTCCGGTCGACGTTGATGCCCATCAGCGAGGCGATCTCACGGTCTTCGCCGACCGCCCGCATCGAGCGGCCGGTTCTGGTGCGAGCCACGAAGAGGTAGAGGAGGACCCAGAGGAGCATCGCCGCCACGATGACGATGGCCTGCGTCTTGAGCATCTCGATGCCGAAGATGGTCCACTTGCCCTGGAGGATCTCGATATTGGGGTACGCCCGGACGTTGGCGCCGTACAGGCCACGGAAGGTGTACTGAAGAAAGAACGAGGCGCCGATGGCCGTGATCAGGGGTACAAGCCGGGGGGCGCCACGGAGTGGCCGGTAGGCGAGTCGCTCGAGGATGACCGCGACGAACACGGATACGGCCATCGAGACCAGCAACAGGATGGCGATGGCGATGAGCGGGTTGCTGTTCAGGAAGCCATTGCCGGCAAAGGCGACGGCAACGAAGTAGGCGGTGTAGACACCCGACATGAAGACCTCGCCGTGAGCGAAGTTGATCATGAAGAGGATGCCGTAGACGAGTGTGTAGCCGATGGCGATGAGGGCGTAGACACTGCCCCGCGCCAGACCGTTGATCAAGAGCGACTGCCAGTCCTCCGCGGTGAAGACCCCGGCTCGCAACGTGGCGGTGCTGCCCGCCACCACTCCGTAGATGATCGACAGGCTGAGCACGATCAGGATGATGCGGCGCATCGGGATGCGTTCGAATCTGAGTCGGCGGCTCGACTGTTCGGTGGGGGTGGGGTCGGGGCTGGTCATGGGGGTCGGTGTGTGAGGAGGGGGGGAAGCTCCCGAGCTTCCCCCCCTGGATCACATCGTCCTAGCCATCGAGGCTCGCCACTTTGCTGAACACCGGGTTGTTGGTGTCGTAGTTCCCATCAACAACCTGATACACGGCAATGGTGGCCGTGGACTGGCAGTCGCCGAGGTCGTTGCAGTTCAGCGTGCCGGTGATGCCCTGGACGCCGGAGGTGGCGAACAGTGCATCCTTCAGCGCCGTCCTCGGGATATACAGAGTCCCGCCTTCATCGATCGCTACCGCCTTGATTGCGTCGAAGAACATGTTGGCGGCGTCGTAGGAGTGGGCGTGGAAGGCCGCGGCCGGTTCGCCACCCCACAGCTCCTGGTAGGCCGTCTTGAACTCACCTGCGTAGAAGTCCTGGTCGCCGGTGAAGGCGGACAGGTCGGGCCCGGACAGGTAGACGCCTTCAACGGCCTCACCGGCCGCAGCCACGTAGTCGGCCGACAGCATGCCGTCGGATCCGATCAGCTCGGTATCAGCCAGGCCATCGATCTGGCGCGCCTGCTGGGTGATGAGTCCACCTTCGGGGGCGAAGATCGGGAAGTAGAGCACGTCCGGGCTATCGGCTGCGATCGAGGTCAGCACCGACGTGTAGTCGGTTTCCTGCACCTGGATGGCTTCTCTCTTGGTGATCGTGCCACCGAGTTCCTCGAACGTGTCCGCGAACACGGCCTGAAGGCCGTCGGCATAGGGGCTGCCATCGTGGATCGTGGCTGCGGTCCGTGCGCCGAGTTCGTTATAGGCGAACTCCGCAACCGCCGCACCCTGCAATTTGTCGTTGTGGGCGGTGCGCAGGTAGAAGGCCTGATGCTCTTCGGGTGTTGTTAATGCCGGGCCGGTATTGGACGGCGAGATGATCGAGATGCCCTTGTCGCTCAGGATCGTATCGGCGACGCCGAGCGCGGCGCTCGAGCAGCTGGTGCCGATAACACCAACCGTGCTCGGGTCGGCGGCGAGCGCCTGGGCGCCTGCCTGTCCGCCCTCTGCCGAGCAACCGTCGTCCTGATGGTTGAACGCGATCGGATGACCGAGAAGCTCACCGTTGACGCCGTCAAAGGTTCCGTCGAGATAATCGGCGGCCATGACTACGCCGTTCTGGCTGTCCTGGCCCAAGCTGGCGTTCGCACCGGAAATGACGAGCAATGTGCCGATGGTGATCGCTTCACCGCTGCCAACTTCCACGCAACCGAACGGATCGGCGTCGCAGACTGCCGAGGCATCTCCGCCTCCGCCGCCTGTGGTCGTGTCGCTGCCGCCACCCGCGGTCGTGTCACTGCTGTCACTGCCGCAAGCGGCAACGATGAGCGAAAAGACCATGAGCAGCAGAACGAGTTTTCCTAGGGATGTTTTGTTCCGCAATTTGATTTCCTCCTTCGGTGCCGCCGGGCGGTACCGATTTCTTCCCGTTGATCCTGCCGGGCAGGATGTGACGCAGGAGTTTAGGCACGCTGGGCAGCAGTTGTTCTCTGAAGTGCCCTATTCGCCTGGATTCGTCAGGGGTGCGGTACGCTGCCCGGACGGGCTGAAGGAGTGCCGATGACTGAAGAGCTAGCCGCTACCGATGCTTACCAGCGCCGCGTGCATGCTGTGGTTGAGGAAATGCAAGACGGCGGCGTCGTGCTCGACCGCACGGTGTTCTACCCGCGCGGTGGAGGGCAGCCCGGGGATACCG
Encoded proteins:
- a CDS encoding AI-2E family transporter, which gives rise to MLASKVKSLQESQGDTKALGGFVRGQLLVALIVGVLTSFALWIIGLPLWLIVGAITGLLNLVPFVGPTSGGILAVAVSLALGDWRMAFWAAVAMIIVQQIDNHFISPIILRATVKLHPALIILALLVGGSVAGLIGVLVAVPTVALIKIIVAHLWRTRVLGQSWDEATEAVIQEYEPPSAEKLLGRLQRIRDMQVSRGDVSHQSHGVPDDRNDKTSSEESG
- a CDS encoding ABC transporter ATP-binding protein; its protein translation is MSEAILSLRHVSASYGPVRALEDISIDVNENEIVCLLGSNAAGKSTTLRTILGMTRANAGEIIFDGERIEHLTTPEIVSRGLTMVPENRRLFGKMTVRENLEIGANLRDNKKEIQEDIERVFRLFPRLKERIRQRAGTLSGGEQQMLAIGRALTARPKVLLLDEPSMGLAPILVEQVFETIEEINSQGTTIFVVEQNAHMALSIADRGYVLQTGSIVLSDTAANLLEHPQLSDAYLGEME
- a CDS encoding ABC transporter ATP-binding protein is translated as MSHLLELEGVSKRFGGVQAVDSVDFWADPGEIVGVIGPNGAGKTTLFNIVTGFYAPDAGKIHFDGHNLVGLKPNQITRVGVSRTFQSVRLFGAMTVLENAMVGQHTRTKAGVYGALLNTKRTAKEEQKVHSSAIDSLAFFGDRLTPRINSLASELAYADRRRLEIARAMATEPQLLLLDEPAAGMNPAEKEGLIELIGRLRDVKGYAIVLIEHDMPVIKGVSDRVVALDYGKKIADGTYEEVAANQQVIEAYLGKAGSEEQA
- a CDS encoding branched-chain amino acid ABC transporter permease: MNPPSALKPGLIGGTVVIYLAAIGMVERFQDRNIITGVVGLGVVLILLTFAIAAYTAARKGKTPLPTGALVGLVAGGLVALITLGFEGLINAGVDVRGMFVSITPGLLETLEFGLNPALGAIVMALAGGATGLVAGGLVGLKDEHLRSSAIFAVSMMLLVSLGEPILRVTLGNLGIPTNWLYELGGLTVAGTIITVLAGFGMRWWLTGRKEKRQEIAAHMPEGTRRTWGRASLIASILALIALPWVVGPFVSDVLGTVGLYVLLGLGLNIVVGYAGLLDLGYVAFFAVGAYAAAIFTSPASFLVTEEGETFAAAGFTNIWFALPFVVIIAVVIGAMIGAPVLRLRGDYLAIVTLGFGEIIRTLVLSDWLSPFLGGAQGLTRIPPAPPASFDLRNPQHIYYVILAFCFVAAYISSRLVDSRVGRAWAAMREDEDVAEAMGISVVRYKLLAFAMGAGVGSLGGVFFAAKIGSIFPNSFGLQVSINVLAVIILGGIGSIPGVIVGAAALVGLPELLREFGEFRLLIYGAILVAIMIFRPEGLLPNKRRQRELHEGAGPAPPVKLPGGGSPA
- a CDS encoding branched-chain amino acid ABC transporter permease codes for the protein MTSPDPTPTEQSSRRLRFERIPMRRIILIVLSLSIIYGVVAGSTATLRAGVFTAEDWQSLLINGLARGSVYALIAIGYTLVYGILFMINFAHGEVFMSGVYTAYFVAVAFAGNGFLNSNPLIAIAILLLVSMAVSVFVAVILERLAYRPLRGAPRLVPLITAIGASFFLQYTFRGLYGANVRAYPNIEILQGKWTIFGIEMLKTQAIVIVAAMLLWVLLYLFVARTRTGRSMRAVGEDREIASLMGINVDRTIVATFAIGGALAGAAGILYVFLFNQVIFTMGFLPGIKAFTAAVLGGIGSITGAALGGLLLGILEAVGPNLFLTGANVPSPNQLQPVIAFGILVLVLIFLPGGFVGASEEKRA
- a CDS encoding branched-chain amino acid ABC transporter substrate-binding protein; the encoded protein is MRNKTSLGKLVLLLMVFSLIVAACGSDSSDTTAGGGSDTTTGGGGGDASAVCDADPFGCVEVGSGEAITIGTLLVISGANASLGQDSQNGVVMAADYLDGTFDGVNGELLGHPIAFNHQDDGCSAEGGQAGAQALAADPSTVGVIGTSCSSAALGVADTILSDKGISIISPSNTGPALTTPEEHQAFYLRTAHNDKLQGAAVAEFAYNELGARTAATIHDGSPYADGLQAVFADTFEELGGTITKREAIQVQETDYTSVLTSIAADSPDVLYFPIFAPEGGLITQQARQIDGLADTELIGSDGMLSADYVAAAGEAVEGVYLSGPDLSAFTGDQDFYAGEFKTAYQELWGGEPAAAFHAHSYDAANMFFDAIKAVAIDEGGTLYIPRTALKDALFATSGVQGITGTLNCNDLGDCQSTATIAVYQVVDGNYDTNNPVFSKVASLDG